In Arthrobacter alpinus, a single window of DNA contains:
- a CDS encoding sulfite exporter TauE/SafE family protein, whose amino-acid sequence MNALESIFVLLGGLWAGTINTVVGSGTLVTFPILIALGIAPVMAVVSNAMGLIAGGVSGTWGYRRELKGMGRNLARLVPASLLGGVTGAYLLLHLPEEVFHLVAPILIVVALALVIFQPKLQVAIKKRRESAPSARSHDLVMVLLVFIAGVYGGYFVAAQGVLLVAILGIYMRGTLQNANAVKNVLSLTVNIVAAISYLLFAPDKIIWSIVGLIAVSSLIGGFVGARIGRKLPPVVLRTVIVLLGLVALFFMIQKLVAA is encoded by the coding sequence GTGAACGCGCTTGAATCAATCTTTGTCCTGCTGGGCGGGCTGTGGGCCGGAACCATCAACACCGTGGTGGGCTCCGGAACGCTTGTTACGTTTCCGATCCTGATTGCTTTGGGCATTGCCCCGGTCATGGCTGTTGTCAGCAACGCCATGGGATTGATTGCCGGGGGAGTCTCCGGAACCTGGGGGTATCGCCGGGAACTGAAGGGCATGGGTCGGAATCTGGCGCGGCTGGTACCGGCCTCCTTGCTCGGTGGCGTCACCGGCGCCTATCTGCTTCTGCACCTGCCCGAAGAGGTTTTCCACCTTGTGGCGCCCATCTTGATTGTTGTGGCTCTGGCCCTGGTTATCTTCCAGCCCAAGCTACAGGTGGCCATCAAGAAACGCCGCGAAAGTGCCCCTTCAGCACGGTCCCACGATCTCGTTATGGTGCTGCTAGTTTTCATTGCCGGTGTTTACGGTGGCTACTTCGTGGCCGCCCAGGGCGTCCTGCTGGTCGCGATCCTCGGCATCTATATGCGGGGGACGCTCCAAAACGCCAATGCCGTGAAAAACGTCCTGTCACTGACTGTCAATATTGTGGCAGCCATCTCTTACCTGCTCTTCGCCCCGGACAAGATCATTTGGAGCATTGTGGGCTTGATCGCCGTCAGCTCCTTGATCGGCGGATTTGTGGGTGCGCGCATTGGCCGCAAACTGCCGCCCGTGGTTCTACGTACCGTCATTGTGCTGCTTGGTCTGGTGGCACTATTCTTCATGATTCAGAAACTGGTGGCGGCATGA
- a CDS encoding DUF3099 domain-containing protein, with the protein MKEQSATPKFGAGRRSKYSHGASATEVPTITNAVPAHSDEMRQRMVKYAVTMGIRMVCIGAIFLFDGWYRLIPVIGAVLLPWVAVVIANGAADVNHQETVDLLDAAPLNEVAGGSAPMDDAESQQGDILTGEIVPDEEDTAGDTGPDQPGQEHHEHL; encoded by the coding sequence ATGAAAGAGCAATCAGCTACGCCGAAGTTCGGTGCCGGCCGGCGCAGCAAGTACAGTCATGGCGCGTCAGCCACCGAAGTTCCCACGATTACCAACGCCGTACCGGCCCACAGCGATGAGATGCGTCAGCGCATGGTCAAATATGCCGTCACCATGGGAATCCGCATGGTGTGCATAGGCGCCATCTTCCTCTTTGACGGCTGGTACCGACTTATTCCCGTGATTGGCGCGGTCTTGCTCCCGTGGGTGGCTGTGGTCATCGCCAACGGTGCCGCAGACGTCAATCATCAAGAAACGGTAGACCTGCTCGACGCCGCTCCCCTCAATGAGGTTGCTGGCGGTTCCGCGCCAATGGACGACGCCGAGAGCCAGCAAGGCGACATCCTTACGGGAGAAATCGTCCCCGACGAAGAGGACACAGCCGGCGACACCGGACCAGACCAACCCGGACAGGAACACCATGAACATCTTTGA
- a CDS encoding ABC transporter ATP-binding protein, with translation MSEVLGLAGVSVVRGTKTLLDNVDWRVAEGERWVILGPNGAGKSTLLQIAGARMHPTRGVAGILDEVLGAVDVFELRPRIGVASANLAHQIPGNEKVLNVVVTASYGVTGRWREDYERDDERRAFGLLEEWGVSTFFNRPFASLSDGERKRVQIARALMSDPELLLLDEPGAGLDLAGREGLVKRLSELAADPMAPSTVLVTHHLEEIPPGFTHALLLRDGAVVAQGPIASVMSEENLSTTFGLPLTVSNNAGRYTATARH, from the coding sequence ATGAGTGAAGTTCTGGGATTGGCCGGTGTCAGCGTGGTCCGCGGCACCAAAACACTGTTGGATAACGTCGATTGGCGCGTCGCCGAAGGTGAGCGCTGGGTCATTTTGGGGCCCAACGGCGCCGGCAAGAGCACCCTCCTGCAGATTGCGGGTGCCCGCATGCACCCCACCCGCGGCGTTGCGGGCATCTTGGATGAGGTTCTCGGGGCCGTTGACGTCTTCGAGCTCCGCCCACGCATTGGTGTAGCCTCGGCGAACCTTGCCCACCAAATCCCTGGGAATGAAAAAGTTTTGAACGTCGTGGTCACAGCCTCCTACGGCGTTACCGGGCGCTGGCGTGAGGATTACGAGCGCGACGACGAGCGCCGCGCCTTCGGCCTCTTGGAGGAATGGGGGGTCTCCACTTTCTTCAATCGCCCCTTCGCATCCTTGAGCGACGGCGAACGCAAGCGCGTGCAAATCGCCCGCGCCTTGATGAGCGATCCTGAACTTCTTCTGCTGGATGAGCCCGGCGCCGGACTTGATCTCGCCGGTCGTGAAGGCCTGGTCAAGCGACTGAGCGAATTGGCAGCCGATCCCATGGCCCCAAGCACGGTATTGGTAACGCACCACCTCGAGGAAATCCCGCCCGGATTCACTCACGCGCTGCTTTTGCGTGACGGTGCCGTAGTTGCCCAGGGCCCTATCGCCTCAGTGATGAGCGAAGAAAACTTGAGCACCACCTTCGGCCTCCCGCTGACTGTTTCCAACAACGCAGGACGTTACACGGCAACCGCACGCCACTAG
- a CDS encoding YbaK/EbsC family protein, producing MTDQNTAESFVADPIVENVRASLAAAGLADTVLLVPESVATAAAAAAALGCDVGAIANSLIFECDGAPLLILASGAAKVDVKMVARQHGLPKISRADPDFVLKHAGQPVGGVAPLGHPAPLRAFLDTDLAQYPVLWAGAGSHQAMLSLSYQQLLAITAATETAVR from the coding sequence GTGACTGATCAAAATACTGCCGAATCATTCGTTGCTGATCCTATTGTTGAGAATGTGCGGGCTTCCCTGGCAGCCGCTGGACTGGCGGACACCGTCTTGCTCGTCCCCGAATCCGTAGCGACAGCGGCCGCAGCGGCGGCCGCCCTCGGCTGCGACGTCGGCGCCATCGCCAACAGCCTGATTTTTGAGTGCGACGGCGCTCCCTTGCTGATCCTGGCCAGCGGAGCCGCAAAGGTCGACGTGAAAATGGTTGCGCGCCAGCATGGCCTGCCCAAAATTAGTCGGGCCGATCCGGATTTTGTCCTCAAGCACGCTGGCCAGCCTGTTGGCGGAGTGGCACCCTTGGGCCATCCGGCTCCCCTGAGAGCATTCTTGGACACCGATCTTGCGCAATACCCCGTGTTGTGGGCGGGCGCCGGCAGTCACCAGGCCATGCTGTCCCTGAGCTACCAACAACTTCTGGCCATTACGGCAGCAACAGAAACTGCCGTGCGCTGA
- a CDS encoding biotin transporter BioY, with amino-acid sequence MTSSRSVDETLTTSSQPADNAINVSSRRQRWGAMDLSLIAVFAALMAASIAVPGINIGPTGVAITLQTLVVALCGLVLGFGRGTAAVGLYVLLGLIGLPIFSGFRAGPAVLASPSAGYIVGFIFGVAVIGLLAGFAVRSRWRTAALFAAAMAGTVVTHACGIVGFIMKGMSLPTAMIADVVYLPGDILKNVLAVVIALSLHRAFPDLLVRRRK; translated from the coding sequence ATGACTTCCTCACGATCGGTGGATGAGACGTTGACAACATCATCACAGCCGGCTGACAACGCAATAAACGTCTCTTCGCGCCGCCAGCGCTGGGGCGCCATGGACCTGTCCCTCATCGCAGTTTTTGCCGCATTGATGGCTGCTTCGATCGCCGTGCCGGGTATTAATATTGGGCCCACTGGCGTTGCCATCACCTTGCAGACACTCGTCGTGGCCCTCTGCGGACTGGTTCTGGGATTTGGCCGTGGCACCGCCGCTGTGGGGCTTTACGTACTGCTTGGCCTGATTGGCTTGCCAATTTTCAGCGGTTTCCGGGCAGGTCCGGCCGTCTTGGCAAGCCCATCCGCTGGCTACATTGTCGGCTTCATCTTCGGTGTTGCCGTGATCGGCCTATTGGCAGGTTTCGCCGTCCGGAGCCGCTGGCGAACAGCAGCTCTTTTCGCTGCGGCCATGGCCGGCACGGTGGTCACCCATGCCTGCGGCATTGTGGGATTCATCATGAAGGGCATGAGCCTGCCCACCGCCATGATTGCCGACGTTGTGTACTTGCCGGGTGACATCCTCAAGAATGTCTTGGCCGTCGTGATCGCATTGAGCCTGCATCGCGCATTCCCTGACTTGTTGGTGCGCCGCCGCAAGTGA
- a CDS encoding beta-ketoacyl-ACP reductase → MSAPAGEESQGRSVLVTGGNRGIGLAIAQAFLANGDKVAVTYRSPSELPEGILGVQADVTDAASIDAAFTEVEAAHGPVDVLVANAGITKDTLLLRMSEDDFTSVVDTNLTGAFRVIKRASKGMIRKRKGRVVLISSVVGLYGSPGQINYAASKAGLVGIARSLTRELGSRGITANVVAPGFISTDMTAALPEETQKQYLSTIPAARFASAEEVANVVRWISSDEASYISGAVIPVDGGLGMGH, encoded by the coding sequence ATGAGTGCACCGGCAGGCGAAGAGAGCCAGGGCCGCAGTGTCTTGGTTACCGGCGGTAATCGAGGCATTGGTTTGGCCATTGCACAGGCCTTTTTGGCCAATGGTGACAAAGTTGCCGTGACGTACAGGAGCCCGTCTGAGCTGCCCGAGGGAATCCTTGGCGTTCAGGCCGACGTCACCGACGCCGCGTCCATCGATGCAGCGTTTACCGAGGTGGAAGCCGCCCACGGTCCCGTCGATGTACTGGTGGCCAATGCCGGCATCACCAAGGACACGTTGTTGCTGCGCATGAGCGAAGACGATTTCACCTCCGTGGTTGACACCAACCTGACCGGCGCCTTCCGTGTGATCAAGCGCGCATCCAAGGGCATGATCCGCAAGCGCAAGGGACGTGTTGTTCTGATCTCCTCCGTGGTGGGGCTGTACGGCTCACCGGGCCAGATCAACTATGCAGCTTCCAAGGCCGGCCTGGTTGGCATTGCCCGCTCCCTGACCCGTGAACTCGGTTCACGCGGCATCACGGCAAACGTGGTGGCGCCCGGATTCATTAGCACCGACATGACTGCCGCGCTGCCTGAGGAAACCCAGAAGCAGTACCTCTCCACGATTCCGGCAGCCCGCTTTGCCTCCGCCGAAGAAGTAGCCAACGTTGTCCGCTGGATTTCCAGCGACGAGGCCTCCTACATCTCAGGTGCTGTCATCCCCGTTGACGGCGGTTTGGGAATGGGCCACTAA
- a CDS encoding SDR family oxidoreductase, whose protein sequence is MGKLDGKTAIVTGSSRGVGADVAKFLAAEGAAVVVNYRQKAPRANKVVAEIIAAGGRAVAIGADLTTQEGVQALVSAALENFGSLDLVVLNASGGMESGMAADYALQLNRDAQVNLLNAAMPVLPAGSRVVFVTSHQAHFIETVPTMPEYLPVAKSKRAGEDALRALIPNLALEDISLVVVSADMIEGTVTATLLDRANPGAIEARRAEAGRLYSVSEFAAEIAKMATADVPTGHTEYVGGAESFK, encoded by the coding sequence ATGGGAAAGCTTGACGGAAAGACAGCCATTGTCACCGGTTCTTCACGCGGCGTAGGCGCCGATGTGGCCAAGTTCCTTGCAGCCGAAGGTGCTGCCGTGGTGGTCAACTACCGCCAGAAGGCGCCGCGCGCCAACAAAGTTGTGGCCGAGATTATCGCCGCTGGCGGCCGCGCCGTGGCCATTGGGGCGGACCTGACCACGCAGGAAGGCGTACAGGCCCTGGTCAGTGCCGCCCTGGAGAACTTCGGTTCGCTGGACCTGGTGGTTCTGAACGCCTCTGGCGGAATGGAATCCGGCATGGCAGCGGACTACGCCCTGCAGCTCAACCGTGATGCCCAGGTCAACCTGCTGAACGCGGCAATGCCCGTCCTGCCGGCCGGCTCACGCGTGGTCTTCGTCACGAGTCACCAGGCGCACTTCATTGAAACCGTGCCCACCATGCCCGAGTACCTGCCTGTCGCCAAGAGCAAGCGTGCTGGCGAGGATGCACTGCGCGCCTTGATCCCCAACCTGGCGCTCGAGGACATCTCCCTTGTGGTGGTTTCCGCCGACATGATCGAGGGAACTGTCACGGCCACCCTGCTGGACCGGGCCAACCCGGGCGCCATCGAGGCTCGCCGCGCCGAGGCCGGCCGCCTTTACTCTGTTTCTGAATTTGCTGCCGAGATCGCCAAGATGGCCACGGCCGATGTCCCCACCGGACACACCGAGTACGTTGGCGGAGCTGAGTCCTTTAAGTAG
- a CDS encoding energy-coupling factor ABC transporter ATP-binding protein has translation MAQAAVAVAPADPRWQQAREILAPLSLTLTEQRIAVIGANGSGKSTLLRLLNGLVVPSSGTVHVNGHGTHNEVSAVRRSVGFVFTDPLSQLVMPTPQEDVELSLRRQKLGKAARREKARDLLADFGLDHLAESSIYELSGGERQLTALATVLAVDPEILVLDEPSTLLDLRNTRKLMERLDALPQQVIMSTHDLSLAATFERILVIDQGKVAYDGDAATGIALYRELAG, from the coding sequence CTGGCGCAGGCTGCGGTCGCAGTGGCTCCGGCCGATCCGCGATGGCAGCAGGCTCGGGAAATTCTCGCCCCGCTCTCGCTCACGCTCACCGAACAGCGGATCGCCGTCATCGGGGCCAATGGTTCCGGAAAGTCCACGCTACTGCGCCTCTTGAACGGTTTGGTGGTCCCGTCGTCGGGCACCGTGCATGTCAACGGACACGGGACACACAATGAGGTTTCCGCGGTACGGCGCAGTGTCGGTTTTGTGTTCACGGATCCACTGTCGCAGCTCGTGATGCCGACACCGCAGGAAGATGTGGAGTTGTCCCTCCGCAGGCAAAAACTTGGCAAGGCCGCTCGCAGGGAAAAGGCTCGGGACCTCCTGGCCGACTTTGGTTTGGATCACTTGGCCGAAAGCAGCATTTATGAGCTTTCCGGCGGTGAGCGCCAGCTCACCGCCCTTGCCACCGTGCTTGCCGTGGACCCGGAGATTCTTGTCTTGGATGAGCCCTCCACACTTCTGGATTTACGCAACACCAGGAAGCTTATGGAACGCTTGGATGCGCTCCCCCAGCAGGTCATCATGTCCACCCATGACCTTTCCCTGGCCGCTACGTTCGAGCGGATTCTCGTCATTGACCAGGGCAAGGTCGCCTACGACGGCGACGCCGCCACCGGGATTGCCCTATACCGTGAGCTGGCCGGGTAG
- a CDS encoding SURF1 family protein, whose protein sequence is MKTYKFLFSSRWLGYFALALVFAMACVALGNWQMNRRNAVVENITKIQQNYSGTIVDYNDVAGNFDDLDLAKEWTQVRMVGNYITDDQRIVRNRPLNGAPGYEVLVPFKLSNGETVIIDRGWLPIGNKEAGHPDIIPQPESGVIEVVARLKPPEPKLDRGAPVGQLASIELNDYAAQLGYPVKTGAYGQLATESPAAASNPVAFPAPSIDEGSHLSYAMQWIAFGVLAFFGFGYAARMQRRNDEFDALEAEESGIPVEELYGRGSAFHPRKHPKVRKPGARPTAEEAEDAILDAQGL, encoded by the coding sequence ATGAAGACCTATAAGTTCCTCTTCTCCAGTAGGTGGCTGGGCTACTTCGCACTGGCACTCGTCTTTGCCATGGCCTGTGTGGCCTTGGGAAATTGGCAAATGAACCGGCGCAATGCTGTTGTGGAAAATATCACCAAAATTCAGCAAAACTATTCGGGAACCATTGTTGATTACAACGACGTTGCCGGCAACTTTGATGATCTGGACCTGGCCAAGGAATGGACCCAGGTGCGCATGGTGGGCAACTACATCACGGACGACCAGCGGATTGTCCGCAACCGCCCGCTCAACGGGGCTCCCGGCTATGAGGTCCTGGTCCCCTTCAAGCTCAGCAATGGCGAAACCGTCATCATTGACCGTGGATGGCTACCCATTGGCAACAAGGAAGCGGGCCATCCAGACATCATTCCCCAGCCCGAATCTGGCGTAATTGAAGTAGTTGCCCGGCTCAAGCCCCCCGAACCAAAACTTGATCGCGGTGCACCAGTTGGCCAATTGGCTTCGATTGAGCTCAATGACTATGCGGCGCAACTGGGCTATCCCGTCAAGACAGGTGCGTACGGCCAACTTGCCACGGAGAGTCCTGCAGCCGCCAGCAATCCCGTGGCATTCCCGGCCCCATCCATCGATGAAGGCTCACACCTGAGCTACGCGATGCAATGGATTGCCTTTGGCGTTTTGGCCTTCTTTGGATTTGGTTACGCCGCAAGAATGCAGCGAAGAAACGATGAATTTGATGCCCTGGAGGCCGAGGAATCGGGCATTCCCGTCGAAGAGCTTTACGGCAGGGGATCAGCCTTCCATCCTCGGAAGCATCCCAAGGTCCGCAAGCCAGGAGCACGTCCCACCGCCGAAGAAGCCGAGGACGCCATCCTGGACGCCCAAGGGCTGTAG
- the abc-f gene encoding ribosomal protection-like ABC-F family protein: protein MISVQDLELRAGARLLMDEVSFRIDSGDKIGLVGRNGAGKTTLTRVLAGEGLPAGGKVTRTGEIGYLPQDPRTPDMEQLARDRILAARDLDKVITKLRKAESDMASEDNNIRDKAMRRYDRLEAEFLANGGYAAEAEAAAISSNLALPERILNQPLKTLSGGQRRRVELARILFSGAQTMLLDEPTNHLDADSVAWLRDFLKSHNGGLIVISHDVELLDATVNKVYHLDANRATIDQYNLGYKKYLAQRETDERARRRERANAEKKAGVLMEQANKMRAKATKAVAAQNMAKRAERLLAGLEEVRAQDKVAALRFPDPSPCGKTPLMAEGLSKSYGSLEIFVDVSLAIDRGSKVVILGLNGAGKTTLLRMLAGVSKPDTGKIIHGHGVKIGYYAQEHDTLDVSRTVLENMRASAGDMNDAEVRGILGSFLFSGDDVNKPAGVLSGGEKTRLALATIVASSANVLLLDEPTNNLDPASRAEILGALKNYTGAVVLVSHDEGAVAALDPERVVLLPDGDEDLWSPDYLDLITMA, encoded by the coding sequence TTGATATCGGTCCAAGACCTTGAGTTACGTGCTGGAGCGCGCCTGCTCATGGACGAAGTATCATTCCGCATCGACTCCGGTGACAAGATCGGACTTGTGGGCCGCAACGGAGCCGGCAAGACCACGCTGACCCGCGTGCTCGCCGGCGAGGGTCTCCCCGCCGGTGGCAAGGTCACCCGCACGGGCGAGATTGGTTACCTGCCTCAGGATCCGCGGACCCCGGACATGGAACAACTTGCCAGGGACAGAATCCTCGCGGCACGTGACCTGGACAAGGTCATCACCAAGTTGCGCAAGGCCGAAAGTGACATGGCCAGCGAGGACAACAACATCCGGGACAAGGCCATGCGCCGCTACGACCGGCTTGAGGCTGAGTTCCTGGCCAACGGTGGTTACGCCGCCGAGGCCGAGGCAGCGGCAATTTCCTCAAACCTTGCCTTGCCTGAGCGCATTCTTAACCAACCGTTGAAGACACTCTCCGGTGGTCAGCGCCGACGTGTGGAACTGGCCCGCATCCTGTTTTCCGGTGCTCAGACCATGCTGTTGGATGAGCCCACCAACCACCTTGACGCAGATTCCGTGGCCTGGCTGCGGGACTTCCTTAAGAGCCACAATGGCGGTTTGATCGTGATTAGCCACGACGTGGAACTCCTCGATGCGACCGTGAACAAGGTTTACCACCTGGACGCCAACCGGGCCACGATTGACCAGTACAACCTTGGCTACAAGAAGTATCTTGCGCAGCGGGAAACCGATGAACGCGCACGACGCCGGGAACGGGCCAACGCTGAAAAGAAGGCCGGCGTCCTGATGGAGCAGGCCAACAAGATGCGGGCCAAGGCCACCAAGGCTGTTGCCGCGCAGAACATGGCCAAGCGCGCCGAACGCCTGCTGGCAGGACTTGAAGAAGTCCGGGCCCAGGACAAGGTGGCAGCCCTGCGCTTCCCCGATCCGTCGCCGTGTGGCAAGACCCCGCTGATGGCCGAAGGGCTCAGCAAGTCTTATGGCTCCCTGGAAATTTTCGTGGATGTCAGCCTGGCGATTGACCGAGGGTCCAAGGTTGTCATCCTTGGCCTCAACGGTGCCGGCAAGACAACCCTCTTGCGCATGCTCGCAGGCGTTTCCAAGCCCGACACCGGCAAAATCATTCACGGCCACGGCGTGAAGATTGGCTACTACGCCCAGGAACACGACACCCTGGATGTCTCACGGACGGTTCTTGAAAACATGCGCGCCTCTGCTGGCGACATGAACGACGCCGAAGTCCGCGGAATCCTTGGCTCATTCCTGTTTTCCGGAGACGACGTCAACAAGCCTGCCGGCGTTCTGTCTGGTGGCGAGAAGACACGTCTGGCATTGGCCACGATCGTTGCCTCGAGTGCCAACGTGTTGCTCCTGGATGAGCCCACCAACAACCTGGACCCCGCCAGCCGTGCGGAAATTCTGGGGGCCCTGAAGAACTACACAGGCGCTGTTGTCCTGGTCAGCCACGATGAGGGTGCGGTAGCGGCACTGGACCCCGAGCGAGTCGTGCTGTTGCCCGACGGCGACGAGGACCTGTGGAGCCCGGACTACCTTGACCTGATCACCATGGCCTAG
- the serB gene encoding phosphoserine phosphatase SerB has protein sequence MPSTFTAVSYAKTLSPAALERVRTVLAEHGYTVTAERSESHPGFEAVVLELGSLNPAGTTNAQGTARLSRLRAALAEAGAGELSTAVVPDSLRHAERKFIIMDVDSTLIQQEVIELLAAHAGTEAEVTRVTEAAMRGELDFAESLHHRVATLAGLPESVLAEVGATIKLSVGAERLVAQAKAAGHVVAAVSGGFSQILAPLAQRLGLDYSMANDLEIVDGHLTGKVSGAVVDRAAKAVQLRLWSAESGIAKEATMAIGDGANDLDMMAAAALGVAFNAKPAVRAVADAQINLPNLDVALALADIHEP, from the coding sequence ATGCCCTCCACTTTTACAGCAGTCAGCTATGCCAAAACGCTCAGCCCAGCCGCCCTTGAAAGAGTCCGGACGGTACTGGCTGAACATGGCTACACGGTCACAGCCGAACGGAGCGAGAGCCATCCCGGTTTCGAGGCCGTCGTCCTTGAACTTGGCTCCCTCAATCCGGCTGGCACCACCAACGCCCAGGGCACCGCACGGCTCAGCCGCTTGCGGGCAGCACTTGCCGAGGCCGGCGCTGGTGAGCTGAGCACCGCCGTCGTCCCTGACTCGCTACGCCATGCAGAACGAAAGTTCATCATCATGGACGTTGATTCCACGCTCATCCAGCAAGAGGTCATTGAGCTCCTTGCAGCGCATGCCGGCACCGAGGCGGAGGTCACCCGGGTGACAGAGGCTGCCATGCGCGGCGAGCTGGATTTTGCCGAGAGCCTGCACCACCGGGTTGCAACACTTGCCGGACTGCCTGAAAGCGTGCTGGCCGAGGTGGGCGCCACGATCAAGCTGTCGGTGGGTGCCGAACGGCTTGTGGCACAGGCCAAAGCTGCCGGTCATGTGGTGGCGGCCGTCTCGGGCGGGTTCTCCCAAATCCTTGCCCCGCTGGCCCAGCGTCTGGGACTGGACTATTCCATGGCCAATGATCTTGAAATCGTTGACGGCCACCTCACCGGGAAAGTATCCGGGGCTGTTGTGGACCGTGCTGCAAAAGCCGTTCAATTGCGCCTTTGGAGTGCGGAGTCCGGAATCGCCAAGGAAGCCACGATGGCCATTGGAGATGGCGCCAACGATCTTGACATGATGGCCGCCGCAGCCCTTGGTGTGGCATTCAACGCGAAGCCTGCTGTCCGGGCGGTGGCCGATGCCCAGATCAACTTGCCCAACCTTGACGTGGCTTTGGCCTTGGCGGACATTCACGAGCCCTAA
- a CDS encoding energy-coupling factor transporter transmembrane component T family protein: MRGHAFLVAGFVPGTSLIHRLPLAVKAALLLLVAVLCLGSPLVSVRVGVVTTTATLVAVVVAHFLTGLGWHRLWRAVRIMLVFLVLIAAYQWWQHGVPTAWQVIAAIVATVLASNVLTASTPVDELLDGLAALVKPLERFGADPERFSLTVALMLRSIPYVIGAFSDVRDAARARGLERNLVARSLPVVIATVAYARATGDALAARGLGDPDPDPQ; this comes from the coding sequence GTGCGCGGACATGCGTTCCTCGTTGCTGGTTTTGTTCCCGGCACGTCCCTCATTCACCGACTGCCGCTTGCCGTAAAGGCCGCACTGCTGCTGCTGGTGGCAGTTCTCTGTCTGGGTTCACCGCTAGTCTCTGTGCGGGTTGGCGTAGTCACCACCACGGCAACGCTTGTGGCCGTCGTGGTGGCCCATTTTCTGACAGGGCTTGGCTGGCACCGGTTGTGGCGCGCGGTGCGCATCATGCTGGTTTTTCTCGTCCTGATTGCCGCATACCAATGGTGGCAGCATGGTGTGCCCACAGCGTGGCAAGTCATCGCCGCCATCGTTGCAACCGTGCTGGCCTCTAATGTTCTCACAGCGTCAACCCCGGTCGATGAGCTGCTGGACGGGCTTGCGGCCCTCGTCAAGCCTCTCGAGCGCTTTGGCGCAGACCCCGAACGATTTTCCTTGACCGTAGCCCTGATGTTGCGCAGCATCCCCTACGTGATTGGCGCATTCTCAGATGTCCGCGATGCCGCCAGGGCCAGAGGCCTGGAGCGGAACCTTGTGGCCCGTTCGCTCCCGGTTGTCATCGCCACCGTTGCCTATGCCCGGGCTACGGGAGACGCTTTGGCTGCCCGGGGATTGGGCGATCCAGATCCCGACCCGCAGTAG